The nucleotide window GCGAACTTCCAACCGGCGTTGCGTGCCGCGGGCGGACCGGCCGGACGCTCCGGCTCGGGCCGACGGGGTAGCTCGCGCTCCAGGAAGCCGCGCCAGGTCAGGTACGTGGCATACGGAATGGCTCGGCCGGCCTCCAGTTGTGCGCGCACGCCGGCTCGGGTGCTGCCCACCCGGTCGGTGGTCCGCCACACGGTCGCGTCCGCGCCGTCCACCGCGCTGATGGTGAGGATGGTCTGGCCGGGGGTGGCGCGGTCCAACACGTCGGCCAGCCGCAGCCCCAGGTCGGCGGCCCCGGCGTGGCCGAGCGGGAGAACGTCCTGCGCGCCGTACTTCGAGGCCAGCGTGGCCGCGGTGCGCGCGTGCGGGGAGGAGACCACGACGTGGTCGGCGGCGGTGATGCCCGCCTCACCCAGCGCGCGGGCGACGGCCTCGGCGACCAGCGGGGTGTACATCTCCAGCCCGAAGCGCTCTTCCCACTGACGACTCGTCAGATCACCGGGCGCGCGCCAGCGGTCCAAGAACTCGGCGGTGAGACTCGCCGCGGCCACCGGCACGGCCAGCGCGTCCGCAACGGGCCCGAATCGGAACGCCGCGCCGCCGTCGGCACCCTCGCGTTCATCGGCCGAACCGGGCATCCCGACCCGGACGTCGGCGAACACCGCGAGCCCGCCCCCGGCCGCGGCCGCACGCAACGCACCGGTGCCCGAGCGCGAGGAACCGGCCAGGTCGACCGCGAAGCCGTCCTCGCCCGCGCCCACCGCGGCGTGCACCGCGGCGGCGTTGGTCTTCTCCGCGTACGGCGGGGAGGTGGTGGCGAACCAGAGCGGGCCGATCGGGCCTTCGGCGATCGGCCGCGCGGCCGCCACGCCCATGGTGGTGGCGTCCTCGTCGAACCCGGCGACGACCCGCGACCCCTTCGGCGATCCTGTGCCCAGGGTGGCCGCGAGGTCGGCGAACTCCAGCCGGTGCACCGGCAGGTAGGCGCCGTATCCGACGATGCCCTGAGTCACGCCCGCTCCTCGGTCAGTCTGCTCGGACAGTGTGTCCAGACAGAACGTTACCAAACGGCTGAGGGGAACGCCAACGTGTGCAGCGCGCCCGTTCCCACCACCTCTCATGGCGTGTGGGGGTATCAGGACGCCTTGATGGCCCGACACGCCATGAGAGGACGTGGGATTGGCGGCGTCAGCAGCCGATGCCCATGCCGCCGGAGACGCCGAGGACCTCACCGGTGATGTAGGACGCGGACTCCGAGCAGAGGAAGGCGACGGCGGCGGCGACCTCGTCGGGCGTGCCGAGCCGATGCAGTTCGGTCGCGCCGATCATCGCCTGCACCATGGCATCGCCGCGGTCGCCGAGCGCGCGCACCTTGTCCAGCAGCGGGGTCTCGATCGGGCCGGGGCAGACGGTGTTCACGGTGATCTGGAACCGCGCGCTCTCTCGGGCGATGGACCGGCCGAACGCGATCACCCCGCCCTTGGTCGCCGCGTACACCGCGTTGCCCTTGGAGCCCAGCCGGCCGGCCTCCGAGGCCACGTTGACGATGCGCCCGTATTTGGCGCGTTGCATCGCGGGCAGCACGGCCCGGGTGCAGGCGAACACGCCCTCCAGGTTCACCGCCAGCAACCGCCGCCAGTCCTCCGGCTGCACGTCGGTGAACCAGGAGAACTCGTCGTACCCGGCGTTGTTCACCAGGATCGCAGCGTTGGACTCGCCGAGCACGTCGAGCACCTGCTCGGCGTCGGCCACATCCAGCACCACCGCGCGACCACCGACCGCCTCGGCCACGACGTGCGCCGGTTCGGCATCGCGGTCCACCACCCACACCGACGCCCCGGTCTTGGCCAGCGCCGCGCAGATCGCCGCACCGATCCCCCGCCCGCCGCCGGTGACCACCGCGACGCTCATCGATGCACCTCGTCCCTCGGTGCGCCGATGAGGCACGACCGACCTGTGCTTGTTGATGAGCTCGCAAGCTCACTCATGTCTCAGCGCCCCTCGAAGCGCGGCGCGCGCCGTTCGATCACCGCGGCCAAACCCTCGCGCGCATCGTAGGTACCAGATAGCTCGGAGACCGTGCGCGACTCGTCGGGCAGCGCGGTCTCCACGCTGCGCCCGACGCCGTCCCAGAGCAGCCGCTTGGCCGCGCCCAGGGCCAGCGGCGCGCCGGCGGCCAACTGTTCGGCCAGGGCGAACGCTTCGTCCAGCAACGTCGTGTCGTCGACCACCCGGTTCACCAGGCCGATGGCCTTGGCCTGCTCAGCGTCCAACGTGGGGTTGGTCAGCACCAGTTCCATCGCGGTGCGGATGCCGACGATGCGGGACAGCGTCACCGACACCCCGGCGTCGGGTGCCATGCCGGCCCGGGTGGCTCCGGGCAGGAACTTGGCCGAGCGCCCGGCCACCACTAGATCGGCGGCGCACACCAACCCGAACCCGCCGCCGCCGGCCGCGTACCCGTGCACCGCGGCGATCACCGGGGCGCGCAGGTGCATCAGGCCGGAGGCCACCATCTGCAGCCAGGTGGTGGCCTCGCGCAGGTAGTCCGGCAACGCCTCGCCCTTGGACGCGAAGTCCTTCACATCCCCGCCGGTGCAGAAGTTCGGCCCGGCGCCGGACAGCACCAGTGCGCGCAGCCCCGGTTCGCCGTGACAACGCATCACCTGGTCGTGCAGCTCGCGCAAGAACGCATTGCTCATCGCGTTGGACGCAGCCGGCCGGTTCAACAACAGGTGCCCGACCCCGTCCTTGCGCAGCTCGAGCAGCACCTGGTCGGTCATGGGTTGTCCTTCTTCCGGGTGGAGAACGACTCGGCCGCGGCGGCCCCGCCGGAGCCGAGGAGGTGATCGAGGACGGCGGACAGTTCCGCGTCCAACGCCGCGGGCAACGGCAGGGCCAGGCCCTCGCGGATCAACCGCTTGCTTGCCGCGCGAGCGGCCCGCGATCCCTTGGTCAGTCGGCGCACCAATGCGGCCGCCGCCTCGTCCAGGTCGACGTCCGGCACCACCCGGTAGAGCAGTCCCCACTCACAGGCCTGACGGGCCGTCAGGGTGTCGCCGGTGAGTACCAACGCCGTGGCGCGGGCCTGACCGATCAGCCGCGGCAACAAGGCCGTGCCGCCGCCACCGGGGATCTGCCCGAAGCGCGCGTGGATGTCGGCCAGCGTCGCGGACTCGGCGGCGATGGCCACGTCCACCGCCTGGATGAGTTCGAAGCCGCCGGCCACCGCGTGACCCTCGACCACCGCGACCACCGGCACCTCGGCTGCGGCGATCGCCGCCGTGGCATCACGGAACGCGGTGAACAGTTCGGCCAGCGCGGCGCGACCCGCCTCGCGCAACGCCATGAGCTCTTCGAAATCCCCGCCCGCACAGAACGTCCCGCCCGCGCCGCGGATCACAATCACCGACACCCGCGGCGCCAACGCCCGCACCCCGGCGCCCAGTTCCCGCGCCAGGTTCAGCGAGATCGCATTGCGGGACGCCGGGCGGTTCAGCGTGAGCCGGCCGACGTTGCCGTCGACCTCAACCTCGACGTCCGGCACGGTCAGCGCACGTACCGGACGATGGCCTCCAGTACGCAGGCCGGCTTGGCCGCGCCACGCATCTCCAACGTGCCCGCGAGTACCGCCTGGACGGTGGCGGCGTCCAGCGCCTCGACGCCGGCCAGCGTGAGGTGCAACCGGACCGCGGAGTTGACCGGCACCGGCGCGGGATAGCGCACCTTGTTCAGCCCGTAGTTGATGCCCATCGAGATCCCGTTGACCGTGTAGATCTCACCCATCAGCAGCGGGAACAACGACAGCGTCAGCAACCCGTGCGCGATGGTGGTCTTGAACGGACCGTCCGCCGCGCGCACCGGATCGATGTGGATCCACTGCCGGTCCCCGGTCGCCTCGGCGAAGGCGTCGATCTGTGCCTGATCCACCGTCAGCCACTCCGACGTGCCGAGGTTCTGCCCGGCGGCGGCGGCGAAGGTGTCGAGATCATCGAAGATGCGCATCGGTCAACCCAGATTCAGTCGGTACGGCAGCCGCTTGACCGCGGACATGAAGTTGCCGACCAGGTAATCCGGCTCACCGACCTCGAACTCCGGCACCCGGGTCAACAGCTCGCCCCAGATGCTACGCAGCTGGGCGCGGGCCAGCATGGTGCCCAGGCAAAAGTGCGGACCACCGCCGCCGAACCCGACGTGCGGGTTCTCCTCGCGCCGCACGTCGAACTGCCACGGGTTGGCGAACGCCGCCTCGTCGCGGTTGCCGGATTGGTAGAACAGCCCGATCCAATCGCCCTCGGAGATCTGCGCTCCGCGGAACTCCACGTCACGGGTTGCCGTGCGCCGGAAGGTCATCACCGGGGTGGCCCAGCGGATCATCTCCTCCACCGCGGTGCCGATGCGCCCGTCGAAGTCCTCCATCAGGACCTTGCGCTGCTCGGGGAACTCGGTGAACGCCCGCGCGGTGTGCGAGATCGTGTTGCGGGTGGTGTCGTTGCCGGCCACCGCCAGCAGGATGAAGTAGGCCGCGATCTCCTCGTCGTTCATCGTGCGGCCGTCGACCTCGGCCTGCACCAGCGCGGTCATCAGGTCATCGCGCGGGTCGCAGCGGCGGGCCTCGGCGATCTCCAGCGCTATGCGCAGCAGGTTCAGCGTGGAGTTCATCAGCAGCTCCTCGGGGAGCAACTCGCCGCGCACCTCCTCATCGGCCCAGGAGGTCAGGCCATCGACGCTCTCGGTGGCCTCGCCCCGGTAGTCCTCGTCGACGCCCATCATCTCGAAGATGGTCATCATCGGCAGCCGCCGGGACACCGCGGCCACCAGGTCGCCCTCGGGGTGCTGGACCAGGTCGTCGACGATGCGCTCGGCCTGATTGGCGATCTGCCCCTCGATCTGCGCCACCCGCCGCGGGGTGAAGGCGCTGGAACACAGCCGGCGCAGCTGCAGGTGCCGTGGGGAGTCCATGGCCAGGAACGAGCTGACCGTCTCCAGGATCGCCACCGGGACGTCCTCCAGCGTGATGCCCTCGCCGGAACAGAAGGTCTCCGGATCGGTGCTGATCGCGCGGATGTCCTCGTTGCGCACGATGGCCCAGAAGCCTCCGACGCCTTCCTCCGGCGGCATCATCGAGCCCTCGGCCGGCGGGTGATAGCTGACCGGCCGCTCGGCGCGCAGGATGCGCAGCGACTCGTCCCGCTCCCGCGGCGTGCCCGACCAGAAACTCAGCGGGGAGAGGGAGACCGGGTCGAAGTCCGGCTTGGCGTGGCCCATGAGTCCGGGTCCTCTCGGAAAGGCACTCGTACACTGTGCTCGGACACTGTGTCCAGACAGGAACGTTAGCCTGTCCACGCGCCGTTCGGCAAGCGAGTGATGCCCCCGACCACCAGGTCCGTCATCTCCTTGGTCACCACCTCGGCCGGCGGGCGGCGGGTGACCCCGGCGAAGAACCAGTCGTCCAGCACGGCCATCGCCATCACCATGCCGAAGGTCGCGCGCACCGAGATCGTCGGATCACCGGACAGCCCGCGGCCGGCCATCTCTCGGCGGGTGAACTTTTCCAGCCGCCGGATCGGCCGGGCGAAGGCGTCGGTGATCGGCAGGCCGTCCGGGTCGGCCTCGTCCTCGAAGTTGTGCGCGGTGATCAGCGCGACCACCAGCTCACGGTGTTCCCGCATCAGCGCGTGCAGCGAGGTGATCCAGGCGCCGGTGAGCTCGTAGGTGGTCATGGTGTTGGACTCGTGGGTGGCTTCCCAATCGTCCACAAAGCCTTCGATGATGCCGCGGAACGGATCGACCACCGCCGCTCGGAACAACCCCGCTTTGTTGCCGAAATGGCGGAAGATCAAGGCTTCGCGCACCCCGGCCTGCTCGGCGATCTCTCGGGTGCTCGCCCCCGCGTAGCCGCGGGTGGCGAACAAGGTCCGGGCGCTGTCCAGCAACAGCCCGCGCACGACCGCAGACGGTCGACGCACCCGGATCGGCGGTGCAACTTCCTCCTTGGCGACAGTCACCGTGCTCCGTTCCTAGCAACGTTCTGAATGGTGCTCAGAAACCCGTCGGCAGACCCTTGAAGCACTCGTACTTACTGCCCTTGGGAGATCCGTACCCCTTCTCGGTAATGGTCAACGAGAAGTAGCAGTCGTTCTGCGTGGCGGGCACGCCCTTGTTGAACTTCAACGGCGGCGCCAACCCGTTCAACGTGTCTCCGTCGACCTTCCACAGCCCGTCGAGCACCATCTGCGTGGTGATCGGGCCGTTTCGGGCCTGCTCGTACACGTTGGCGATCGCGGCCTCGAACAACTTGCCGGAGGTCCAGGCGTTGATCGAGTCCTCGTCCACCTGCGAGCCCGGCGCGTAGGTGTTGTACGCGGCCTGGAACTCCTTGGTCCCCGGTGTGTCCGACGCGGTGAACGGGGCATCGCCGGTACCCAAGTACACGCCCTGGGCACGCAGGTTCGGGTCCTCGGCCGCGGTGGCGGACACCGCCAGTGCTGCGGTGGCCACCGGCGGGCTGTAGTTCAGTGCCCGGCACGAGCGGGACAGGCGCCCGCTTCCGGCGCCCTCCAGGGAGTAGAACACCACCTCGGCCTTGGCGCTCTTCATTGCCTGACACTCGGCGGTGTAGTCCGGATTGGTGATCGAGGAGACCTTGCGCAGCACGGTTTTCAGGCCGGACTGCGCGGCCATCGCCTCGAAATTCTTGTTGATGGTGCCGCAGATCGACGCCTCGACGCAGTAAATCAAGCCGGCGGTGGTGGCCTTTACCGAATGCGCCGCCTCCCGGATGCCACCGGTGTAGGCGGCCAGCGCGGACCCTCCCTGCGGGAACATCCACGGGTCGTTGAACCAGGCCGGTTCGATCAGGTCCCCGCCCACAAAGGGAATCTTGTTCTTGTCCGCGAAGGTCTGCCCGGCCGGGAATGTGGTCGGAATACCGGCCGCGATGATCGCGACGACGTGGTGACTGCGCACCAGTTCGGTGAGGTTGGAGGTGACCCGGGCGGGGTCGG belongs to Sporichthyaceae bacterium and includes:
- a CDS encoding helix-turn-helix domain-containing protein — encoded protein: MTVAKEEVAPPIRVRRPSAVVRGLLLDSARTLFATRGYAGASTREIAEQAGVREALIFRHFGNKAGLFRAAVVDPFRGIIEGFVDDWEATHESNTMTTYELTGAWITSLHALMREHRELVVALITAHNFEDEADPDGLPITDAFARPIRRLEKFTRREMAGRGLSGDPTISVRATFGMVMAMAVLDDWFFAGVTRRPPAEVVTKEMTDLVVGGITRLPNGAWTG
- a CDS encoding enoyl-CoA hydratase-related protein, with the translated sequence MTDQVLLELRKDGVGHLLLNRPAASNAMSNAFLRELHDQVMRCHGEPGLRALVLSGAGPNFCTGGDVKDFASKGEALPDYLREATTWLQMVASGLMHLRAPVIAAVHGYAAGGGGFGLVCAADLVVAGRSAKFLPGATRAGMAPDAGVSVTLSRIVGIRTAMELVLTNPTLDAEQAKAIGLVNRVVDDTTLLDEAFALAEQLAAGAPLALGAAKRLLWDGVGRSVETALPDESRTVSELSGTYDAREGLAAVIERRAPRFEGR
- a CDS encoding enoyl-CoA hydratase/isomerase family protein codes for the protein MPDVEVEVDGNVGRLTLNRPASRNAISLNLARELGAGVRALAPRVSVIVIRGAGGTFCAGGDFEELMALREAGRAALAELFTAFRDATAAIAAAEVPVVAVVEGHAVAGGFELIQAVDVAIAAESATLADIHARFGQIPGGGGTALLPRLIGQARATALVLTGDTLTARQACEWGLLYRVVPDVDLDEAAAALVRRLTKGSRAARAASKRLIREGLALPLPAALDAELSAVLDHLLGSGGAAAAESFSTRKKDNP
- a CDS encoding cytochrome P450 gives rise to the protein MGHAKPDFDPVSLSPLSFWSGTPRERDESLRILRAERPVSYHPPAEGSMMPPEEGVGGFWAIVRNEDIRAISTDPETFCSGEGITLEDVPVAILETVSSFLAMDSPRHLQLRRLCSSAFTPRRVAQIEGQIANQAERIVDDLVQHPEGDLVAAVSRRLPMMTIFEMMGVDEDYRGEATESVDGLTSWADEEVRGELLPEELLMNSTLNLLRIALEIAEARRCDPRDDLMTALVQAEVDGRTMNDEEIAAYFILLAVAGNDTTRNTISHTARAFTEFPEQRKVLMEDFDGRIGTAVEEMIRWATPVMTFRRTATRDVEFRGAQISEGDWIGLFYQSGNRDEAAFANPWQFDVRREENPHVGFGGGGPHFCLGTMLARAQLRSIWGELLTRVPEFEVGEPDYLVGNFMSAVKRLPYRLNLG
- a CDS encoding OB-fold domain-containing protein, which produces MTQGIVGYGAYLPVHRLEFADLAATLGTGSPKGSRVVAGFDEDATTMGVAAARPIAEGPIGPLWFATTSPPYAEKTNAAAVHAAVGAGEDGFAVDLAGSSRSGTGALRAAAAGGGLAVFADVRVGMPGSADEREGADGGAAFRFGPVADALAVPVAAASLTAEFLDRWRAPGDLTSRQWEERFGLEMYTPLVAEAVARALGEAGITAADHVVVSSPHARTAATLASKYGAQDVLPLGHAGAADLGLRLADVLDRATPGQTILTISAVDGADATVWRTTDRVGSTRAGVRAQLEAGRAIPYATYLTWRGFLERELPRRPEPERPAGPPAARNAGWKFAFVGSRCDKCGFVHLPPARVCASCRTVGQMTKTSLADAVGTVATYTVDRLAFSPSPPMINAVVDFDGGGRSLLELADARADEVAIGRRVRLTFRRLYTADGVHNYFWKARLMEESDGQ
- a CDS encoding MaoC family dehydratase, encoding MRIFDDLDTFAAAAGQNLGTSEWLTVDQAQIDAFAEATGDRQWIHIDPVRAADGPFKTTIAHGLLTLSLFPLLMGEIYTVNGISMGINYGLNKVRYPAPVPVNSAVRLHLTLAGVEALDAATVQAVLAGTLEMRGAAKPACVLEAIVRYVR
- a CDS encoding SDR family oxidoreductase — protein: MSVAVVTGGGRGIGAAICAALAKTGASVWVVDRDAEPAHVVAEAVGGRAVVLDVADAEQVLDVLGESNAAILVNNAGYDEFSWFTDVQPEDWRRLLAVNLEGVFACTRAVLPAMQRAKYGRIVNVASEAGRLGSKGNAVYAATKGGVIAFGRSIARESARFQITVNTVCPGPIETPLLDKVRALGDRGDAMVQAMIGATELHRLGTPDEVAAAVAFLCSESASYITGEVLGVSGGMGIGC
- a CDS encoding ABC transporter substrate-binding protein, with product MAVSRRGRWAWLALVVALPMAGCGTRVSDARIDAADGSARSAVTRDSAGVGATPAGADSLLGGQPAAAPAAAQAPSVPTAGGTVAAGAPAAGTTVAATGKTPKTAKVQGAAAAGEPVAAVATGPNSPCKATLAPVPLGQTAPTSGIIGASTANLRTGLALWVRFVNTHGGVQCHPVEMYQMDDGADPARVTSNLTELVRSHHVVAIIAAGIPTTFPAGQTFADKNKIPFVGGDLIEPAWFNDPWMFPQGGSALAAYTGGIREAAHSVKATTAGLIYCVEASICGTINKNFEAMAAQSGLKTVLRKVSSITNPDYTAECQAMKSAKAEVVFYSLEGAGSGRLSRSCRALNYSPPVATAALAVSATAAEDPNLRAQGVYLGTGDAPFTASDTPGTKEFQAAYNTYAPGSQVDEDSINAWTSGKLFEAAIANVYEQARNGPITTQMVLDGLWKVDGDTLNGLAPPLKFNKGVPATQNDCYFSLTITEKGYGSPKGSKYECFKGLPTGF